A single Dunckerocampus dactyliophorus isolate RoL2022-P2 chromosome 2, RoL_Ddac_1.1, whole genome shotgun sequence DNA region contains:
- the LOC129177197 gene encoding gastrotropin-like, which produces MAFAGRWETETQEGYDAFCKLLGIPADIIEKGRDYKLITEVTQDGNDFSWTQVYPTNAKVTNKFTVGNECDMETIGGKKFKATVLMEGGKLCVTFPNYHHTSEISGGKLIETSTAGSVVLKRTSKKL; this is translated from the exons ATGGCCTTTGCCGGAAGATGGGAAACTGAAACCCAGGAGGGATACGATGCCTTCTGCAAGCTTCTTG GTATCCCTGCTGACATCATTGAGAAGGGCCGTGACTACAAGCTGATCACAGAGGTGACCCAGGATGGAAACGACTTCTCCTGGACTCAGGTCTACCCGACCAACGCCAAGGTCACCAACAAATTCACAGTTGGCAACGAGTGCGACATGGAGACCATCGGAGGAAAGAAGTTCAAG GCCACAGTGTTGATGGAGGGAGGCAAGCTGTGCGTCACCTTCCCCAACTATCACCACACCTCCGAGATCAGCGGAGGGAAGCTCATTGAG ACGTCCACGGCCGGGTCTGTCGTGCTGAAGAGAACCAGCAAGAAGCTCTAA